The nucleotide window gaacagggactttgtccgaccatatctgcttgcatccaccccatcagttagtacagtgccgggcacatccttatcgcttaacaaataccacagttgttattagtagtagtagtattttttgatTGCTCGCCgattgccaagcagtgtactaagcgtttgcggGTGTaccatcccttcccacaaggagcttacaatttaacttGTAAGATTTGCTGCTCTATTTGTGAGCTCTTTGTCGGGCACATTTGGTACTACAGTTTGGATTTCctaaaatactattgaaagaattgCTTATGGAGGTCTGTAGGACCTTTGGAAAGCATTTAGGGCCAGCTCAAATTGGCACAGTGCAGAAACTGCCTGGGGACTGTAGAACAACTGAACAAATGGGCAGAAATCATTTTCGGAGGCTCTTTTGGTGCCAGCACTTACAGGTCACTGCAGCCATGACTGGTACCTGATGAGGCATATGTCTACTAATCTCCAGATTTTTAAAACTGAACCAAAGTGTTTTTAATACCCGCAAGCCAAAGTTCAGATAGTGAAGCATCACATCCCGGTGCCTTCCCTTTATTCTTAATTCTGAATTTTTCTGATTTGTTCTTTATTATAGAGCCTCCACAATGCAGGTCCCTAACAGTAGCCCTGTGCACCTGAGCGAATGGCAGAAGAATTACTTTGCAATTACCTCTGGCACCTGTACATCAGAACAGAAGGCAGACGCGCTCCGTGCACAGATTTTAAGCATTCAGTATGCATGGGCAAACGCTGAGATTTCCCAGGTCTCTGCCTCCAAACTGTTCAGACGCTATGCGGAGAAATACTCTGCAATCATTGACTCCGACAACGTAGAAACCGGCCTGAATAACTATGCCGGAAATATTTTGACTCTGGCAAGGTGTCAGCAGGCCGACAGTGACAAGTGGCAATCTGGCTTAATGATAAATAGTGTTTTCAAATTGAATCGTGTGCAGGAGATGATGCAGGCCGGCAGAGAAGTCAGAGACTCTCTGATGGCCTCAGCGGATTCTTCCGTGGTGGTCGGCAAGGAGGCCAGTGCCTTTGGAACTCGAGGCCTTCTTAAGCTCGTGGCCGGTTCTGGAGAGACTGACAGGCACGCAGACTGGAAACCACATATCCCGGAGGGCCCCCCCTCCTCGGCCTGCCCTCCGAACGGCCAGCTGCCCAGAGCGAAGAGCCGTGTGGGTGGCCTCCCCCTCGATGAACGGCCCGGTGCTAGTTTTCATGCCACTCCGTTGTTTGGGAAAATCAACACGGCAAGCCATAGCTCTTCGAAAGTTCTTAGTGTCTGTGGTCCAGACCCAAGCTTCTctgatcagccttctctccgcgCAGTCCATGGCAACCCGGGGAAACGGAAGATTTTCTACGGTTTGGCTCCCGAGCCCATTGAAGCGGTTTTCGACCCCGCCCAGAGTAAGTCTTCTAGCGGTGTGGAAGCTGGCAGCCATGGGGGCGAGAGCAGCCTACCCGGCTTTAAAACGGCCAAAGAGCAACTGTGGGTGGATCAGCAGAAGAGACCCCCCAAAGCCCAGAGAGGGCCGGGTTCTGTGtatggaggcggaggaggagggggaggaggaaagaaatgtCTGGGGGCTGGAAGATCCCGGGGACCATTTGGCAAGTTTATCCCCCCCGTGCCAAGGCCGGATGGCGGTGTCGCAAATGGAGGGACGCAGTGCAGTCCTCATGGAACGGCGCCCGCGGAGCCAGCCCACCCCCTGGATGAGCGCCTGAAAGGTTTAGAACAGAAGATGATCGAGCTCGTTATGAATGAGATCATGGACCACGGGCCCCCGGTGAACTGGGACGACATCGCCGGAGTGGAATTTGCCAAGGCGACCATAAAAGAGATTGTGGTTTGGCCTATGCTGAGGCCGGACATCTTCACGGGCCTACGGGGTCCCCCCAAGGGGATCCTGCTCTTTGGCCCTCCGGGCACGGGTAAGACCCTGATCGGCAAGTGCATCGCGAGCCAGTCCGGGGCCACGTTCTTTAGCATCAGCGCATCATCCCTGACTTCCAAGTGGGTCGGGGAGGGCGAGAAAATGGTGCGGGCCCTGTTTACCGTGGCCAGGTGCCAGCAGCCAGCCGTGATCTTCATCGATGAAATCGACTCCCTGCTGTCTCAGCGGGGTGATGGGGAACACGAGTCGTCCAGGAGGATCAAGACGGAATTCTTAGTACAGCTGGACGGGGCCGCCACCTCCTCCGAAGACCGCATTCTGGTCGTGGGGGCCACCAACCGGCCGCAAGAAATCGATGAGGCGGCCCGGAGGAGGCTGGTCAAGAGACTGTACATCCCGTTGCCGGCAGCTGCAGCCAGGAAGCAGATCGTGATGAGTCTGATGTCCAAGGAGCACTGCAGCCTCAGTGAGGAGCAAATCGATTCGGTGGTCGGTCAGTCCGAGGGGTTCTCGGGAGCAGACATGACGCAGCTTTGCCGCGAAGCTTCTCTCGGCCCCATCCGTTGCCTGCGGGCGGCGGACATCGCCACCATCACAACGGACCAAGTCCGGCCCATAGCCTATATCGATTTTGAAAGCGCTCTCAGGACGGTGCGGCCCAGCGTGTCCCCACAAGATCTGGAACTCTACGAGAAATGGAACCGGACCTTCGGCTTTGGAAAGTAAATTGACCGAGCGGAATTAAGGGTCTTGAAACGTGGAAATCCACAAATTTGGCCACTGGGGTCGGTGAGCGTGCCCTGGCTCTGGAAGGACTCCTAAAAAGTTGAATGACCGCCTCGGTGCCCGTCCTGGATGTCAATAATCTTGGCACCCTGGAGTGAAACCGTGTCCAATAGGAGGTCATTCCCAGTCATCAGGCGCTTTCTGGAAGCTTGAGCAAGATGGACGATAGGATTAAGAAAAAAAGTCATGTTTTAGGGAAACCATTTTTTAATCATTTAGCTTCTGAGGGTTTATTACTGTTTCGTGAGCATTGTGAAAAGGAAGCTTTCAGAATTAAATTGGCTTTGGAAAACTTAGGAGGGATTTCAGGTGTGAGTTTAGGGGAGTCGAGGGTTAACAGCGTAAAGGCAGAAGAGTTTCGTTATGTTTCCAGGTCCCATGGAGTTAGGATAAGACCTTGGATAGTGATGAAAAGatcaagaaaaatggaaaaatttaGTATTTATTACCTTCCATTGGGGAAGATGTAAATCTGCAACAAAACTGTAAACTTGAATCAGGACCAGTGGTGTACACTAACACTAGTGGTTTTCGAACTTGGCCATGGCCACTATAGATGTAGTCATTAAGTTTAAAGTATCCGTTCTTTGTCAGAGAGGAGCTGAGGAATTTTACACTTGTAATTAGAAAAAAAACTTCCTTCTAAGGGGAAAATAACCTAGCATTATAATATGATGTGACATGAGCGATACTTCcactatgtggagcactgtagatCCAATTTGGGCGATAGAAAACAATGTGGGTCACTTCAGTGCCCTGCAAAGAAGAATGTTCTGTTTCTGAAATAAATCAGTTGCAATTCTTTATACTGGGAAGACATTTATTCTTTTcactagtattcactgagcacctactgtttgcagaacattgtaccccACAATGAGGAAAGGTACAAGGATGACACTTCAGATGCAGGCCATGTCCCCTGGGATTTTCAGATTCTGAGAATACAGGAGTGTACACAAGGGAGAGTCGAATGATCAAAAACAACCAAATGTAAGGAAACAAAGACAAGTGGGTATCTGTTTCATAAACAACCCCCAGGGTGGAGAATCCATAACAGCCCTGGGTAGCCTCATTCAGTGTTTTACCACCCTTAAAATGAagaacttctttatgcctcaattagGACTCAGGAAGATCCAGCTGAGTTCTAGGTATGTCAGTTAAACACAGATTGGAGGGAGATGCTCTCCAAGAAAACAGTCCTTggttactaatcaatcagtcaatcatttgtattgactgcttatcatgtgcagagctggtagacacgttccctgcacacagtgagcttacagcctagaggagggagacacgcattaatataaataaattaggggtgctgtggagctgagggagggatgaataaagggtacagatcccagcgtaaaggtgacagaagggagtgggagaggaggaaatgagggcttcatccgagaaggcctcttggaggagatgtgccttcagtaagttacTAACTGCCATGACCTTCACCGTGTTTGGCAGTTGTTTATTTGTGGCTCCTCTGGAGTCAGGAGGGATGGTGGGGGCTGGAGCCaactcccctcttcccctgaagccccaggggaggggaggattcgTGATGCTCTTCAGTGCTCCCTCCTTTTCATGTCTTTCGTCAGGTTGGCTGCTTGTTTCTGAATCCTGTTCCACAATTATTGTTCCAAAGTTATCATCCTATAGCTGTATTCTTGGCACTCATCCATTCAGTACCTGGATTATTTGCTTCCAAGCAGGGGAGGGCCTAGTGTAAGATAGAGGAActggtagaggaagaggagggtggagatcGGCTCCCTTCAGACTAAGCCTCATGTGGGtagggaaactgtctaccaactctgttatattgcactctctcaagtgcttagtacagtgctttgcagatggtAAGAGCTCGATAGGACTGATTGGCGACACTTCTATATCTTGTTTTAGGACAGACAGTCCCATTGAGGCCGTCCAGGGGGTGGCTAAATTTGCACAGCTCACGTGCCAGAAAAACTGGCATGAGGGGCAGAGGAACTGAGATAGTAGAGGGTGAAACAACAGTGATGCCAAGTCacagccccctgctcctcctcctgctacatGGCCCCAGAGCTGCAGCtgctcttgtgcctcagttacctcatcggtaaaatgaggataagagtgcgagccccatgtgggggtgggactgagtccagcctgattaacttgtatctacccagtgctcagtccagtgcttggcacatagtaatcactttacaagtaccataattattatttccctgctGCGGAGCTGCTGCGAGGAATTCTGTGGCAGAGACATAGGACCCAGGGTTCCTACAGGCCCAAATGGGaaacaacttggcctagtggatgaaatgTGGGCATgtgagtctgaagacctggattctaatcctgccctataactagtctactgtgtgacagttatgtcccaacttctctgggcctcagcttcaccagctgcaaaatggagattcaaaacccattctgcttcctacttagactgtgaaccccatgtggaacagggactgtattatgCCTGTTAAAaacttacatctatcccagtgcttagaaaggtgctcaaaacatagtgagtacttaaatcACGTGGACACTCTTGCATCGACCTTGTAAACAGGAAGAGTTTGGTGAATGTTGGAGTCTGCAGGCAAAtcttcataaaataaaaataaaagcaaatttTTCCAGGCTCCCTCTTCTGTTTTTCAGTTTGGCTCCTCCTAATTGTAATGCACCCCTTGTGAGCCAATTAGTGCAACCCAAAGGCTGACATGTcttgccctttttttaaaaaaaaaatggtatttgttcagttcttactatgcacaagcactgtgctaagcactggagtagagactagataatcaggttggggacaatccctgtccatcatggggctcagaggaggCTAATGCTATGATAGTAAAGACCCATATTAGACTCTAGACTAagtttttttgtgggcagggggtgtgtctaccaactctgctataatgaactctcccgtgcacttagtatagttctctgcacacagtaaatagtgagtaaaaatgatggattgattaatattaGCTGTCCTCAATGGATGAGAAGCATGATGACACAGTGGCTAGAACACACCCCTGGGACCaagaaggacctgaattttaatcccaggtctgccacttgtcgccctgtgaccttggacagtaacttcacttttctgtgcctcagttacctcatgtgaaaaaagtggattaagattgagccccatgtggaccatggactgtgtccaacccgactagcttgtatccatcccagatcttagtacggttcctggcacatagaaatcgcttaacaaataccatttaaaaaaagactgtAGTGCTATTAGGCTTTGCTAGGCCCTGGTTCAAGAATCAACTCAGCTGTTCCATCTGTCTCAGGCCGTAGACATTGGCGAACAGAGCTGATGACACCGGCTCAGGGGAGTAGCCTGCAAGAGGTGGAACAGAGGCCATGTCTTAGTCTCACCTCTGTATTcactcccagagctcagtacagtgttctgcttgcaGCAAACACTTAAGTGCTATTACTACCACTTTGACTCCGGGTAGCAACAGTAGTTATACCCACGTGGGAATCTTGCATCCATTTTTCTCCTCGCAGGTTGGCTCAGATGCtgttatcctcatcatcatcatttcttgtcttacgctgtcgagtcgtggcCAATCCATAGTGACAACGTGGACACATCTCTgtgtttgacactgtggaccacccccttctcctcaacacgttatctgaccttggcttcacagactccgtcctctcctggttctcctcttatctctccggtcgttctttctcagtctcttttgcagactcctcctccccctcccatcctcttactgtgggagttccccaaggttcagtgcttggtccccttctgttctcaatctacactcactcccttggtgacctcattcgctcccacggcttcaactatcacctctacgctgatgacacccagatctacatctctgcccctgctctctccccctccctccaggctcgcatctcctcctgccttcaggacatctccatctggatgtccgcccgccacctaaagctcaacatgtcgaagactgagctccttgtcttccctcccaaaccttgtcctctccctgactttcccatctctgttgacggcactaccatccttcccgtctcacaagcccgcaaccttggtgtcatcctcgactccgccctctcattcacccctcacatccaagccgtcaccaacattgccaagatccgccctttcctctccatccaaaccgctaccctgctaattcaagctctcatcctatcccgtctggactactgcactagccttctctctgatctcccatcctcgtgtctctctccacttcaatccatacttcatgctgctgcccggattatctttgtccagaaacgctctggacatatcactcccctcctcaaaaacctccaatggctaccaatcaatctgcgcatcaggcagaaactcctcaccctgggcttcaaggctctccatcacctcgccccctcctacctcacctcccttctctccttctactgcccagcccgcaccctccgctcctccaccactaatctcctcactgtacctcgctctcgcctgtcccgccatcgacccccggcccacgtcatcccccgggcctggaatgccctccctctgcccatccgccaagctagctctcttccttccttcaaggccctgctgagagctcacctcctccaggaggccttcccagactgagccccttctttcctctccccctcgtccccctctccatccccccgccttaccgccttcccctccccacagcacctgtatatatgtatatatggttgtacatatttattactctgtttatttatttatttatttattttacttgtacatttctatcctacttattttattttgttggtatgtttggttctgttctctgtctcccccttttagactgtgagcccactatcgggtagggactgtctctatgtgatgccaatttgtacttcccaagcgcttagtacagtgctctgcacatagtaagcgctcaataaatacgattgattgattgatctctcccaggacgccccaccaccatctgctatctatctggtagtgtatccatagagttttcttggtaagagtgtggaagtggtttaccattgccttctttgacACAGTAAACccgaatctctgccctcgactctttcccatgcctctgctgcccagcacaggtcccgaatctctgccctcgactctttcccatgcctctgctgcccagcacaggtgagttttgacttgacgCAGTTTGCcaaccactcgctagccactacccaagcttggaatggaatgggtaggcctctgcttgactctccctcctgtagccaagactggtcaaagtactggaaactctgcagacgcgatcctgagaggggacctcattgtttcattccttcattcaattgtatatattgagcgcttttagtgtgtgcagagcactgtactaagcatttgggaagtacaagtcggcaacaaatagagacggtccctacccaacaacgggctgacaagGGTACCTACTGGGTGTTTACCAGTTCTCTGGTTTCTTATTTCCCTCAAATTTTCCTCAAATTAACTTCCCACTGATTTTAGTTGAATTTTGGTATGACACACTATTATTAATGAAGACACAGCTCCATGTCTCCTGGAGTTTAATTGCTGAAAATGCAAACTGTATAGAGATATGCAAGCATATAGGTAAAATGTTCTGCTATAGAGAATTTGTACAGTGTTTGTGCTCTTACATTTCCATAATGTTTTAAGTCCCTGCTATTTGCGCTTTATGTGTAATTGTGTAGTCTCCTTTGTTGTGTCTTCCCCATTATGAAGTGAGCTcttttaggttcattcattcagtcgtatttattgagtgtttactgtgtgcagagcactgtactaagagcttgggagagtacaataaaacaataaacagatgtattccctgcccacaaagagcttacagtctagtggtctgTGTCAGTTCTTGTCTAGATTTCCCCATAATTAGAACTGCACTACCTTGCATTCAGTTGGTACTGAATATTATTGTCTGTGATAATAAAGATGGTCATGAAGGGCATCATGGGACTCTGAGTTGAATTTCTCCATAGAGTTGGTGGTAACATCAGTGTAGTTCATTGACAGCATTCTCCTATTCAGTTACCACATatgtttttactggtatttgttaagcacttactacacgccaggctctgaactaagcactggagaagatataagctaatcaggtaggacacagcccttgtcccccatggggttcacagtattcattcccattttacagatgaggtaactgaggcacagagaagccaagtggcttgccaaagttcacacagctgacaagtggttgagccggaattagcatccaggtccttctgacgcccaggcctgtgctctgcccactgggtcacactgcttctcttttgcaacCACTTCCCTGAAGTAGACAGGAGATATTCTTATCCTCGTTTTGTGCATAAGGAGACAGGCCtacagaagtcaaatgacttgcctgggTTCTCACAGCATTATTGGCATAGTTTGCATGAGAACCTAGTTGTCCTGATTCCTTTAGGCTATCTCTACCCTGCATATTCTGGATCAGGGACCAGAGGTTAAAACTtgatgtgtctgtcaactctgctcattcattcaagctcAAGTGCTGCccctagaaagcactcaacaaatatgattaattgattgcttgattaaaggAATGCATAATCTCTGCTCTCAGAGTGGGCTTCCAATATAATGGACATTTCAaactaggagaaagaggaggggttaatagtatttatcgaagGCCCACTTGATGAAcggcattatactaaacacttggaaaatacaatacactgGCGtggcccattccctacccacaatgataataataataataataataataataataataatggtatttgttaagtgcttactatgtgccaagcactgttctaagtgctggggtagatacaaagtaatcaggttgtcccacgtgggactcataatcttaacccccattttatagatgaggtaactgaggcccagagaagtgatgtggcttgcccaaagtcacacagctgataagtggcagagctgggatcggaacccacaacctctgactcccaagactgggctcttttcactgagccatgctggttctcaaggGACAAGGGACTTGTGGTCTAAAGCCTCAGAAGAGGAGTTGATCCCATTGGGGAGAGATTTCAAGATGATCAGGAAATCTAAAGGCAGACTCAAAAACAGTGACAGCCCTTGCAAAGGTCAAACATATTTGCTCAGCAACAGAAAGTCCTCAGTGTTGACTTGCAAATGGGGTGCAATGGACACCAGTCCAGACTTCAGTGTTTT belongs to Tachyglossus aculeatus isolate mTacAcu1 chromosome 18, mTacAcu1.pri, whole genome shotgun sequence and includes:
- the FIGNL1 gene encoding fidgetin-like protein 1, which produces MQVPNSSPVHLSEWQKNYFAITSGTCTSEQKADALRAQILSIQYAWANAEISQVSASKLFRRYAEKYSAIIDSDNVETGLNNYAGNILTLARCQQADSDKWQSGLMINSVFKLNRVQEMMQAGREVRDSLMASADSSVVVGKEASAFGTRGLLKLVAGSGETDRHADWKPHIPEGPPSSACPPNGQLPRAKSRVGGLPLDERPGASFHATPLFGKINTASHSSSKVLSVCGPDPSFSDQPSLRAVHGNPGKRKIFYGLAPEPIEAVFDPAQSKSSSGVEAGSHGGESSLPGFKTAKEQLWVDQQKRPPKAQRGPGSVYGGGGGGGGGKKCLGAGRSRGPFGKFIPPVPRPDGGVANGGTQCSPHGTAPAEPAHPLDERLKGLEQKMIELVMNEIMDHGPPVNWDDIAGVEFAKATIKEIVVWPMLRPDIFTGLRGPPKGILLFGPPGTGKTLIGKCIASQSGATFFSISASSLTSKWVGEGEKMVRALFTVARCQQPAVIFIDEIDSLLSQRGDGEHESSRRIKTEFLVQLDGAATSSEDRILVVGATNRPQEIDEAARRRLVKRLYIPLPAAAARKQIVMSLMSKEHCSLSEEQIDSVVGQSEGFSGADMTQLCREASLGPIRCLRAADIATITTDQVRPIAYIDFESALRTVRPSVSPQDLELYEKWNRTFGFGK